A genomic window from Streptomyces broussonetiae includes:
- a CDS encoding glucosyl-3-phosphoglycerate synthase, with product MLEEVERWLATRSWSVADRPLHRILAAKQRTGQTISVVLPALNEEQTVGDIVTAIRRDLVEEVRLVDEIVVVDSGSTDRTSQVAAAAGARVVHRDEILPRIAAVPGKGEVLWRSLLVTSGDIICFIDADLREFSSDFVSGIVGPLLTDPEVALVKAMYDRPLGSAAGQGGRVTELMARPLLNMHWPQLAGFVQPLGGEYAARRGLLEQLPFPVGYGVELGMLVDALHLVGLDALAQVDVGVRRHRHQDGQALGRMAAAIYRTAQLRLARGHLVRPSLTQFERGEDGFEPRTYSVDTEERPPMVEIAEYAERKVA from the coding sequence GTGCTGGAAGAAGTCGAGCGCTGGCTGGCCACCCGTTCCTGGTCCGTGGCCGACCGCCCGCTGCACCGGATCCTGGCCGCCAAGCAGCGCACGGGCCAGACGATCAGCGTCGTGCTGCCCGCGCTCAACGAGGAGCAGACCGTCGGCGACATCGTCACGGCCATCCGCCGCGACCTCGTGGAGGAGGTCCGTCTCGTCGACGAGATCGTCGTCGTCGACTCCGGCTCCACCGACCGCACCTCCCAGGTCGCCGCCGCCGCGGGCGCGCGGGTCGTTCACCGCGACGAGATCCTGCCCCGCATCGCGGCCGTCCCCGGCAAGGGTGAAGTCCTGTGGCGCTCGCTTCTCGTCACCTCCGGGGACATCATCTGTTTCATCGACGCGGACCTCAGGGAGTTCTCCTCCGACTTCGTCTCGGGAATCGTCGGCCCGCTGCTCACCGACCCCGAGGTGGCCCTGGTCAAGGCCATGTACGACCGCCCTCTCGGCTCGGCCGCCGGGCAGGGCGGACGGGTCACCGAGCTGATGGCCCGCCCGCTGCTGAACATGCACTGGCCGCAGCTGGCCGGGTTCGTGCAGCCGCTCGGCGGCGAGTACGCGGCCCGCCGCGGCCTGCTGGAACAACTGCCCTTCCCGGTCGGCTACGGCGTGGAACTGGGCATGCTGGTCGACGCCCTGCACCTGGTGGGCCTCGACGCGCTGGCCCAGGTGGACGTCGGCGTGCGCAGGCACCGGCACCAGGACGGCCAGGCGCTCGGCCGGATGGCCGCGGCCATCTACCGCACCGCCCAGCTCCGGCTGGCCCGGGGCCACCTGGTGCGCCCCTCGCTGACCCAGTTCGAGCGGGGCGAGGACGGCTTCGAGCCGCGCACCTACTCGGTGGACACCGAGGAGCGGCCGCCGATGGTGGAGATCGCGGAGTACGCCGAGCGCAAGGTGGCCTGA
- a CDS encoding MoaD/ThiS family protein: MSVTVRIPTILRTYTGGRAEVAAEGATLAEVIEDLEKNHTGISARVLDDQGKLRRFVNVYVNDDDVRFEQGLETVTPDGAGVSIIPAVAGG; this comes from the coding sequence ATGAGCGTGACCGTTCGCATCCCCACCATCCTGCGCACCTACACCGGCGGCCGGGCCGAGGTCGCCGCCGAGGGGGCGACCCTCGCCGAGGTCATCGAGGACCTGGAGAAGAACCACACCGGGATCTCCGCCCGTGTCCTGGACGACCAGGGCAAGCTGCGCCGGTTCGTGAATGTCTACGTCAACGACGACGACGTCCGCTTCGAGCAGGGCCTTGAGACGGTGACCCCCGACGGCGCCGGTGTCTCCATCATTCCGGCGGTCGCCGGCGGCTGA
- a CDS encoding cold-shock protein produces the protein MAQGTVKWFNAEKGYGFIAVDGGADVFVHYSAIQMDGYRTLEEGQRVEFEISQGQKGPQADMVRLSA, from the coding sequence ATGGCTCAGGGCACCGTCAAGTGGTTCAACGCGGAGAAGGGGTACGGCTTCATCGCGGTCGACGGTGGTGCGGACGTCTTCGTCCATTACAGCGCCATTCAGATGGACGGCTACCGCACCCTTGAAGAGGGGCAGCGGGTGGAGTTCGAGATCTCGCAGGGCCAGAAGGGCCCGCAGGCCGACATGGTTCGCCTCAGCGCCTGA
- a CDS encoding alpha,alpha-trehalose-phosphate synthase (UDP-forming): MASTHGAEVLVASNRGPVSYTADEKGSLRAKRGGGGLVSGLSAIGSDADSVWVCAALGDGDREAVRRAQGGLLPAEDTGGQRVRMLDIAPDVFADAYNGIANSVLWFVHHMLYQTPLEPVFDARFRRQWASYQAYNRAFAEALAEEAAVGAAVVVQDYHLALAPRMLRHLRPDLRIGHFSHTPWAPPDYFRLLPDDIAAELLQGILGADRAAFLTGRWADAFTACCEAVLGPGITTGTAIGVHGLGADADFLRTRAHEPDVDERMTALRREIGENRRTIVRVDRTELSKNIVRGLLAYRQLLDDHPEWRERVVHLAFAYPSRQDLAVYREYTAEVQRVAEEINAQYGTAGWRPVVLHVKDDFARSLAAYRLADVALVNPIRDGMNLVAKEVPVVSDEGCVLVLSREAGAYEELGEDAIGVNPYDIGGMAQALHAALGMPAGERAERSKRLAAAATALPPAKWFLDQLAALER, encoded by the coding sequence ATGGCTTCCACGCACGGTGCCGAGGTGCTGGTCGCGTCCAACCGCGGCCCGGTTTCGTACACGGCGGACGAGAAGGGCTCGCTGCGCGCCAAGCGGGGCGGCGGCGGGCTGGTCTCGGGGCTGTCGGCCATCGGGTCGGACGCGGACTCGGTGTGGGTGTGCGCGGCGCTGGGCGACGGCGACCGGGAGGCCGTCCGGCGGGCGCAGGGCGGGCTGCTGCCGGCCGAGGACACCGGCGGGCAGCGGGTGCGGATGCTGGACATCGCCCCGGACGTCTTCGCCGACGCGTACAACGGGATCGCCAACTCGGTGCTGTGGTTCGTCCACCACATGCTGTACCAGACCCCGCTGGAGCCGGTCTTCGACGCGCGGTTCCGGCGGCAGTGGGCGTCGTACCAGGCCTACAACCGGGCGTTCGCGGAGGCGCTGGCCGAGGAGGCGGCCGTGGGGGCCGCGGTGGTCGTGCAGGACTACCACCTCGCGCTCGCGCCCCGGATGCTCCGGCACCTCAGGCCCGACCTGCGCATCGGCCACTTCTCGCACACCCCGTGGGCCCCGCCGGACTACTTCCGGCTGCTGCCCGACGACATCGCGGCCGAGTTGCTGCAGGGCATCCTGGGCGCGGACCGGGCGGCCTTCCTGACGGGGCGCTGGGCGGACGCGTTCACGGCGTGCTGCGAGGCGGTCCTCGGACCCGGGATCACCACGGGTACGGCGATCGGCGTGCACGGGCTCGGCGCGGACGCGGACTTCCTGCGCACACGGGCGCACGAGCCGGACGTGGACGAGCGGATGACGGCGCTGCGCCGCGAGATCGGCGAGAACCGCAGGACGATCGTCCGGGTGGACCGCACCGAGCTGTCCAAGAACATCGTGCGCGGACTGCTGGCGTACCGGCAGCTGCTGGACGACCACCCCGAGTGGCGCGAGCGCGTGGTGCACCTCGCGTTCGCCTACCCCTCCCGGCAGGATCTCGCCGTGTACCGGGAGTACACCGCCGAGGTGCAGCGGGTCGCGGAGGAGATCAACGCGCAGTACGGGACGGCTGGTTGGCGCCCGGTGGTGCTGCACGTCAAGGACGACTTCGCGCGCTCGCTCGCCGCGTACCGGCTCGCCGACGTCGCCCTGGTCAATCCGATCCGGGACGGTATGAACCTGGTCGCCAAGGAGGTGCCGGTCGTCTCCGACGAGGGGTGCGTGCTGGTGCTGTCGCGGGAGGCCGGGGCGTACGAGGAGCTGGGCGAGGACGCGATCGGGGTGAACCCGTACGACATCGGGGGTATGGCCCAGGCGCTGCACGCGGCGCTGGGCATGCCGGCGGGCGAGCGGGCGGAGCGGTCCAAGCGGCTGGCCGCGGCGGCCACGGCGCTGCCGCCCGCGAAGTGGTTCCTGGATCAGCTGGCCGCGCTGGAGCGGTGA
- a CDS encoding DUF3263 domain-containing protein → MELGSREKAILALERRGFAGPGAKERAIREQLGLAPVRYYQLLNALLDDERALAHDPVTVNRLRRVRDARRTER, encoded by the coding sequence ATGGAACTGGGCAGCCGGGAGAAGGCCATCCTCGCGCTGGAACGCCGGGGCTTTGCGGGCCCCGGCGCGAAGGAGCGGGCGATACGCGAACAGCTGGGCCTGGCCCCGGTGCGCTACTACCAGCTCCTCAACGCCCTCCTCGACGACGAGCGGGCCCTGGCCCACGACCCGGTGACGGTGAACCGCCTGCGCCGGGTCAGGGACGCCCGCCGTACGGAGCGCTGA
- the thrC gene encoding threonine synthase — MAVQTVASSSTSTVDLGPAVALSCRECGHRVPLGPVFACEECFGPLEAAYDFSGYDTEELRRRIESGPASIWRYAPLLPVPADVADKPNLNPGWTNLVKADNLARELGVTGELFVKDDSGNPTHSFKDRVVAQALEAARAFGFTTLSCSSTGNLAGAVGAAAARAGFRSCVFIPHDLEEGKVVMAAVYGGELVGIEGNYDDVNRFCSELIGDPAGEGWGFVNVNLRPYYAEGSKTLAYEICEQLGWRLPDQLVIPIASGSQLTKIDKGLKELIELGLVEDRPYKIFGAQAAGCSPVSTAFKAGHDVVRPQKPNTIAKSLAIGNPADGPYVLDIARRTGGAVEDVTDEEVVDAIKLLARTEGVFAETAGGVTVGVTRKLLKEGLLDPAKTTVVLNTGDGLKTLDAVAGTGLSATIRPTLDSFREAGLA; from the coding sequence ATGGCTGTGCAGACAGTTGCAAGTTCCAGCACCTCCACCGTCGACCTCGGTCCCGCCGTGGCGCTGAGCTGTCGCGAGTGCGGTCACCGCGTCCCGCTCGGCCCGGTCTTCGCGTGCGAGGAGTGTTTCGGTCCGCTGGAGGCCGCCTACGACTTCTCCGGCTACGACACCGAGGAACTGCGCCGGCGGATCGAGTCCGGTCCGGCCAGCATCTGGCGGTACGCGCCCCTGCTGCCCGTCCCGGCGGACGTGGCCGACAAGCCGAACCTGAACCCGGGCTGGACCAACCTCGTCAAGGCCGACAACCTCGCCCGCGAACTGGGCGTCACCGGCGAGCTGTTCGTGAAGGACGACTCCGGCAACCCGACGCACTCCTTCAAGGACCGCGTCGTCGCCCAGGCCCTGGAGGCCGCCCGCGCCTTCGGCTTCACCACCCTGTCCTGCTCCTCCACGGGCAACCTGGCGGGTGCCGTCGGTGCCGCCGCCGCCCGCGCCGGCTTCCGGTCCTGCGTGTTCATCCCGCACGACCTGGAGGAGGGCAAGGTCGTCATGGCCGCGGTCTACGGCGGCGAGCTGGTCGGCATCGAGGGGAACTACGACGACGTCAACCGCTTCTGTTCCGAGCTGATCGGCGACCCGGCCGGCGAGGGCTGGGGCTTCGTCAACGTCAACCTGCGCCCGTACTACGCGGAGGGCTCCAAGACCCTGGCGTACGAGATCTGCGAGCAGCTCGGCTGGCGGCTGCCGGACCAGCTGGTGATCCCGATCGCCTCCGGCTCCCAGCTCACGAAGATCGACAAGGGTCTGAAGGAGCTGATCGAGCTGGGCCTGGTCGAGGACAGGCCGTACAAGATCTTCGGCGCGCAGGCCGCGGGCTGCTCGCCGGTGTCCACCGCCTTCAAGGCCGGTCACGACGTGGTCCGCCCGCAGAAGCCGAACACCATCGCCAAGTCCCTCGCCATCGGCAACCCGGCCGACGGGCCGTACGTCCTGGACATCGCGCGCCGTACCGGCGGTGCGGTGGAGGACGTGACCGACGAGGAAGTCGTCGACGCGATCAAGCTGCTGGCCCGCACGGAGGGCGTCTTCGCGGAGACGGCGGGCGGTGTGACGGTCGGCGTCACCCGCAAGCTGCTCAAGGAAGGCCTCCTGGACCCGGCGAAGACCACGGTGGTCCTCAACACCGGCGACGGGCTCAAGACCCTCGACGCGGTGGCCGGCACCGGCCTGAGCGCCACCATCCGCCCGACCCTGGACTCCTTCCGAGAGGCTGGCCTCGCATGA
- the otsB gene encoding trehalose-phosphatase, with translation MDADALPTPQTRPGRDGLAALLAQPGAAIVGLDFDGTLAPIVADPEQARAHPDAVPALAALAPKVASVAVITGRPAGVAVRYGGFAGVPGLDHLTVLGHYGAERWDAVTGTVTAPAPHPGVAAVRAELPGVLDRAGAWPGTWIEEKGRAVAVHTRRAADPEAAFEALRAPLADLAARHGLIVEPGRMVLELRPPGVDKGAALGEFVRKTGAESVLYAGDDLGDLPAFAAVEQLRSDGVPGLLVCSGSTEVTELAERADVVVDGPAGVVALLRSLAAEIDHRSSAAS, from the coding sequence ATGGACGCTGACGCTCTGCCCACCCCGCAGACCCGGCCCGGCCGGGACGGACTCGCCGCGCTGCTCGCGCAGCCCGGCGCAGCGATCGTCGGCCTGGACTTCGACGGCACACTGGCCCCCATCGTCGCCGACCCCGAACAGGCCCGCGCCCACCCCGACGCCGTACCCGCCCTCGCCGCCCTCGCCCCCAAGGTCGCCTCCGTCGCCGTGATCACCGGCCGCCCGGCCGGCGTCGCGGTCCGCTACGGCGGCTTCGCCGGCGTCCCCGGCCTGGACCACCTCACCGTCCTCGGCCACTACGGCGCCGAACGCTGGGACGCCGTCACCGGCACCGTCACCGCCCCCGCCCCGCACCCCGGCGTCGCCGCGGTCCGCGCGGAGCTGCCGGGCGTCCTGGACCGGGCCGGTGCCTGGCCCGGCACCTGGATCGAGGAGAAGGGCCGGGCGGTCGCGGTCCACACCCGCCGCGCCGCCGACCCCGAGGCCGCGTTCGAGGCCCTGCGCGCCCCGCTCGCCGATCTCGCCGCCCGCCACGGCCTGATCGTCGAACCCGGCCGCATGGTCCTGGAACTGCGCCCGCCGGGTGTGGACAAGGGCGCGGCGCTCGGCGAGTTCGTCCGCAAGACCGGCGCCGAGTCGGTCCTCTACGCCGGCGACGACCTGGGCGATCTGCCCGCCTTCGCAGCCGTCGAGCAGCTCCGCTCGGACGGCGTCCCCGGCCTGCTGGTCTGCAGCGGCAGCACGGAGGTCACGGAACTGGCCGAACGGGCGGACGTGGTGGTCGACGGCCCGGCCGGCGTCGTCGCGCTGCTGCGGTCGCTGGCGGCCGAGATCGATCACCGCTCCAGCGCGGCCAGCTGA
- a CDS encoding ABC transporter substrate-binding protein, whose translation MRRRTTGSVAAASAMGMTLLLGGCGSTGSSDVTLRLVAADYGDSAANSSKKYWDSLVKAYEAKHSGVKVEVSVYSWNDVDAKVKEMVAAGHAPDLAQIGAYADYAAAGKLYPASDLLSIRTQADFLSQLSDAGQWNHTQYGIPFAASTRVLFYNKTLFAKAGITPPTTWDQLAADAKVLKDKGVKYPVALPLGPEEAQAETMQWMLSGAGADTGGSGYTDDVGTYTIDSAQNVDTFTWLKDDLVGKGLTGPVAPGRLNRADAFAAFADGQVGMLNGHPTLIQQAEKKGVQFGTVPMPGRTGTARASMGVTDWMMAFKQNGHADRIGDFLNFVYSEKNVLDFSRDYGLLPVTGSASTAMSDSDAASDKALHPFLDQLPTSELYPVGKTSWAAVAAAVKQNIGQAVAPGGSPSAVLTRLQATATAADSSAS comes from the coding sequence GTGCGTCGGCGTACGACAGGATCGGTTGCGGCAGCGTCTGCCATGGGCATGACATTGCTGCTGGGGGGTTGCGGGAGCACGGGTTCGTCCGACGTGACTCTGAGACTCGTCGCCGCCGACTACGGCGACTCCGCCGCCAACAGCTCCAAGAAGTACTGGGACAGCCTGGTCAAGGCCTACGAGGCCAAGCACTCCGGGGTGAAGGTCGAGGTCAGCGTCTACTCCTGGAACGACGTCGACGCCAAGGTCAAGGAGATGGTCGCCGCCGGCCACGCCCCCGACCTGGCCCAGATCGGCGCCTACGCCGACTACGCGGCCGCCGGCAAGCTCTACCCGGCCTCCGACCTGCTCTCCATCCGCACCCAGGCCGACTTCCTCTCCCAGCTCTCCGACGCCGGGCAGTGGAACCACACGCAGTACGGCATCCCCTTCGCCGCCTCCACGCGCGTGCTCTTCTACAACAAGACCCTGTTCGCCAAGGCCGGCATCACCCCGCCCACCACCTGGGACCAGCTGGCCGCCGACGCCAAGGTGCTCAAGGACAAGGGCGTGAAGTACCCCGTCGCGCTGCCGCTCGGGCCCGAGGAGGCCCAGGCGGAGACGATGCAGTGGATGCTGAGCGGCGCCGGTGCGGACACCGGCGGCAGCGGCTACACCGACGACGTCGGCACCTACACGATCGACTCCGCGCAGAACGTCGACACCTTCACCTGGCTCAAGGACGACCTGGTCGGCAAGGGCCTGACCGGCCCGGTCGCGCCCGGCAGGCTCAACCGTGCGGACGCCTTCGCCGCCTTCGCCGACGGCCAGGTCGGCATGCTCAACGGGCACCCCACGCTGATCCAGCAGGCCGAGAAGAAGGGCGTGCAGTTCGGCACGGTGCCGATGCCGGGACGCACCGGCACGGCCCGGGCCTCGATGGGCGTCACCGACTGGATGATGGCCTTCAAGCAGAACGGGCACGCCGACCGAATAGGCGACTTCCTCAACTTCGTCTACAGCGAGAAGAACGTCCTGGACTTCTCGCGCGACTACGGCCTGCTGCCCGTCACGGGCTCCGCCTCGACGGCGATGAGCGACTCGGACGCCGCCTCCGACAAGGCCCTGCACCCCTTCCTGGACCAGCTGCCCACCTCCGAGCTGTATCCGGTCGGCAAGACCTCCTGGGCGGCGGTCGCCGCGGCCGTGAAGCAGAACATCGGCCAGGCCGTCGCCCCCGGCGGCAGCCCCTCCGCCGTCCTCACCCGCCTGCAGGCCACCGCCACGGCGGCCGACAGCAGCGCGAGCTGA
- a CDS encoding ROK family protein: MRHVIALDVGGTGMKAALVGDDGELLHRARRATGRERGPDAVVGAILDFAAELHAYGVTHYGAPALAAGIAVPGIVDEERGVAAYAANLGWKDVPLRALLAERLGVPVALGHDVRTGGLAEGRIGAGKGADRFLFVPLGTGIAGAIGIDGRVEAGAHGFAGEIGHVVVRPGGTPCPCGQHGCLERYASASAVSEAWAAACGDPAADAADCAKAVASGDPEAVRVWQAAVDALADGLVTALTLLDPRTLIIGGGLAEAGEVLFSPLRDAVRRRVTFQKLPTIVPAALGDTAGCLGAGLLARDLLDPAGPGSPAPDTTDLDPTDPSEVTA, encoded by the coding sequence GTGAGACATGTCATCGCCCTGGACGTGGGCGGTACCGGGATGAAGGCCGCCCTCGTCGGCGACGACGGCGAGCTGCTCCACCGCGCCCGCCGCGCCACCGGCCGCGAGCGCGGTCCGGACGCGGTGGTCGGGGCGATCCTCGACTTCGCCGCCGAACTGCACGCGTACGGCGTCACGCACTACGGCGCACCCGCGCTCGCCGCCGGCATCGCGGTCCCCGGCATCGTCGACGAGGAGCGGGGCGTCGCCGCCTACGCGGCCAACCTCGGCTGGAAGGACGTACCGCTGCGCGCCCTGCTCGCCGAGCGGCTCGGCGTCCCCGTCGCCCTCGGGCACGACGTGCGCACCGGCGGGCTCGCCGAGGGCCGCATCGGCGCGGGCAAGGGCGCCGACCGGTTCCTGTTCGTGCCGCTCGGCACCGGGATCGCGGGCGCCATCGGCATCGACGGCCGGGTGGAGGCGGGCGCGCACGGCTTCGCGGGCGAGATCGGCCACGTCGTCGTACGGCCCGGCGGCACGCCCTGCCCGTGCGGACAGCACGGCTGCCTGGAGCGGTACGCCTCCGCGTCCGCCGTCAGCGAGGCCTGGGCGGCGGCCTGCGGGGACCCGGCCGCGGACGCGGCCGACTGCGCCAAGGCCGTGGCCTCCGGCGACCCGGAGGCCGTCCGGGTCTGGCAGGCGGCGGTGGACGCGCTGGCCGACGGACTGGTCACCGCGCTCACCCTGCTGGACCCTCGCACACTGATCATCGGTGGCGGTCTCGCCGAGGCAGGGGAAGTGTTGTTCTCACCACTGCGCGACGCCGTCCGGCGCCGGGTCACCTTCCAGAAACTGCCGACCATCGTGCCCGCCGCCCTCGGCGACACCGCAGGCTGCCTGGGCGCGGGCCTGCTGGCCCGCGACCTGCTCGACCCGGCCGGCCCCGGCTCCCCCGCCCCCGACACGACCGACCTCGATCCCACCGACCCCTCGGAGGTAACCGCCTGA
- the nagA gene encoding N-acetylglucosamine-6-phosphate deacetylase, whose translation MAPSLVLTGARVVLPSGVVDDGRVSVEGTKIVAAAAESAETIDLTGHWLVPGFVDIHNHGGGGASFSGSAEDVLKAVRTHRAHGTTTLVASTVTDEMDLLVRQAGLLSELTEQGEIAGVHFEGPFISPCRKGAHSEKLLRHPDPAEVRKLIDAARGKAKMVTLAAELPGGVDSVRLLAEHGVIAAIGHTDATYEQTVEAIDAGATVATHLFNAMPPLGHRSPGPITALLEDERVTVELINDGTHLHPAALELAFHHAGADRVAFITDAMDAAGIGDGRYMLGPLEVEVSEGVARLVQGGSIAGSTLTQDRAFKRAVTIDRLSVQDAVTALSVNPARLLGLSDRIGSLEPGKDADLVVLDAHFDLKGVMRHGVWVITPQLA comes from the coding sequence ATGGCTCCCAGCTTGGTTCTCACAGGTGCTCGGGTGGTGCTGCCCAGCGGCGTGGTGGACGACGGGCGCGTGTCCGTCGAGGGTACGAAGATCGTGGCTGCGGCCGCCGAGAGCGCCGAGACGATCGACCTCACCGGCCACTGGCTGGTGCCCGGCTTCGTCGACATCCACAACCACGGCGGCGGCGGGGCCTCCTTCTCGGGCAGCGCCGAGGACGTGCTCAAGGCCGTTCGCACCCACCGCGCGCACGGCACCACCACCCTCGTCGCCTCCACCGTGACCGACGAGATGGACCTGCTGGTCCGCCAGGCCGGACTGCTCAGCGAGCTGACCGAGCAGGGCGAGATCGCCGGTGTCCACTTCGAGGGGCCGTTCATCTCGCCGTGCCGCAAGGGCGCGCACTCCGAGAAACTGCTGCGCCACCCGGACCCGGCCGAGGTCCGCAAACTGATCGACGCGGCGCGCGGCAAGGCGAAGATGGTCACCCTCGCCGCCGAGCTGCCGGGTGGTGTCGACTCCGTACGGCTGCTCGCCGAGCACGGTGTGATCGCGGCGATCGGGCACACGGACGCGACGTACGAGCAGACGGTGGAGGCGATCGACGCGGGCGCCACCGTCGCCACCCACCTCTTCAACGCGATGCCCCCGCTCGGCCACCGCTCCCCCGGCCCGATCACGGCCCTGCTGGAGGACGAGCGGGTCACCGTCGAGCTGATCAACGACGGCACGCACCTGCATCCGGCCGCGCTGGAGCTGGCGTTCCACCACGCGGGCGCGGACCGGGTCGCGTTCATCACGGACGCGATGGACGCGGCCGGCATCGGCGACGGCCGCTACATGCTCGGCCCGCTGGAGGTCGAGGTCAGCGAGGGCGTGGCCCGGCTGGTGCAGGGCGGTTCGATCGCGGGCTCCACACTGACCCAGGACCGCGCGTTCAAGCGGGCGGTGACGATCGACCGGCTGTCGGTCCAGGACGCGGTGACGGCCCTGTCCGTCAACCCGGCCCGGCTGCTCGGCCTGTCCGACCGCATCGGCTCGCTGGAACCGGGCAAGGACGCCGATCTCGTCGTACTCGACGCGCACTTCGACCTCAAGGGCGTGATGCGGCACGGCGTGTGGGTGATCACTCCCCAACTGGCCTGA